A genomic stretch from Algoriphagus halophilus includes:
- a CDS encoding ABC transporter permease — protein sequence MNLFKLSWKYLTFRPFSTGLNVLLLALGLAIIAVLLLMQDQLEKKMNQDAEGIDLVVGAKGSPLQLILSSVYHIDFPTGNISLNDAQSLTRNRLVKSTIPLALGDNYQGFRIVGTNLDYLELYQVDFESGTSWTQPFEVVIGAEAALKLGLDTGDEFMGSHGISEGSHDHDANYFKVVGILKPKGNVIDRLILTSIESVWYTHEEEVEAEDHEPMLDSEVTLHGLPKAAGDEGKEITSLLVQYRNPMAAIQLPRFVNSRTKMQAASPTFEISRLFELLGVGISMLKGLAFVLIGISGLGIFIALYNSLKERKYDLAILRAIGATRLQLLLLIFLEGFILTFLGAVLGILMGHGFLALLISQNQSGVMVSIQPWIFLKSELWIVAYALMVGILASVIPAIAAYQTSIAKQLTKA from the coding sequence ATGAATTTATTCAAGCTGAGTTGGAAATATTTGACTTTTAGACCTTTCTCCACCGGGTTGAATGTATTGTTGTTGGCCTTGGGGCTTGCCATTATTGCAGTTCTTTTACTGATGCAAGATCAGTTGGAAAAGAAAATGAATCAAGATGCTGAAGGGATTGATTTAGTCGTGGGAGCAAAGGGAAGCCCATTGCAGCTTATACTTTCAAGCGTTTATCATATCGACTTTCCTACAGGAAATATTTCTTTAAATGATGCTCAGTCTTTGACCAGAAACAGATTGGTGAAAAGTACCATTCCTTTGGCCCTGGGAGATAATTACCAGGGATTTAGAATTGTAGGGACTAATTTGGATTATCTGGAACTTTATCAAGTGGATTTTGAAAGCGGGACCTCATGGACCCAGCCTTTTGAAGTCGTAATTGGAGCAGAGGCAGCCTTGAAGCTTGGATTGGATACAGGGGATGAGTTTATGGGAAGTCATGGAATTAGCGAAGGAAGCCATGACCATGATGCTAATTATTTCAAAGTTGTAGGCATTTTAAAGCCCAAAGGGAATGTGATTGATCGATTGATCTTGACCAGTATTGAATCAGTTTGGTATACACATGAAGAGGAAGTTGAGGCTGAAGATCATGAACCTATGCTTGATTCAGAGGTTACTTTGCATGGTCTTCCTAAGGCAGCAGGGGATGAAGGGAAAGAAATCACCTCCCTTCTGGTTCAATATCGAAACCCGATGGCAGCCATTCAGCTTCCCAGATTTGTGAATTCACGAACCAAGATGCAGGCAGCTTCTCCTACTTTTGAAATATCCAGGCTTTTTGAATTATTGGGAGTGGGAATCAGCATGCTTAAGGGATTAGCTTTTGTATTAATTGGGATTTCTGGCCTTGGGATTTTCATCGCTTTGTACAATTCCCTCAAAGAAAGAAAGTATGATTTGGCGATCTTAAGGGCCATTGGAGCCACACGTTTACAATTATTGCTTTTGATCTTTCTGGAAGGGTTTATCCTTACTTTTTTAGGAGCGGTGTTGGGGATTTTAATGGGGCATGGCTTCTTGGCTCTCCTGATTTCTCAAAATCAATCAGGCGTAATGGTAAGTATTCAGCCATGGATTTTCTTAAAATCAGAACTTTGGATAGTAGCTTATGCGTTAATGGTGGGTATATTAGCCTCTGTCATTCCTGCAATTGCTGCTTATCAAACAAGTATTGCAAAGCAGCTTACAAAGGCTTAA
- a CDS encoding hybrid sensor histidine kinase/response regulator yields MFSLKILIVEDDSVSALLLKRALEKNNHDIIGIADSGEKALDILEENIADIVMMDINLAGELDGIKTTEIVNEKYDIPVVYLSASSDAETLNKVVGTNPSAYVIKPFNIRELNMVIELAIFKDRKEKELQKLNNELEEKVRQRTADLHEANKELTKALEKEREINELKSRIVLNVSHGFKTPLTSILSSAQLLQIYAEKDHPFKLKISKHASKIENSVRALNNLLTSVLFFGKADADKMKYKPKKMFLGAFVKEVLDTVKAGVENGVTIKTTLGELPKTIVSDYDLLYQVFENLLSNSVKYSKDGQVVNFSLKFEDNQLKASFTDHGIGIPKKEQGQLFDRFFRAHNVGIIEGSGLGLSIVKKCVEVLKGEITFESVENKGTTFYVSIPVE; encoded by the coding sequence ATGTTTAGTTTAAAAATCCTCATCGTTGAAGATGACTCAGTATCTGCTTTATTGCTAAAAAGAGCACTAGAGAAAAATAATCATGATATCATTGGAATTGCTGATTCTGGAGAAAAGGCCTTGGATATTTTAGAAGAAAATATCGCAGATATCGTGATGATGGACATCAATTTGGCTGGTGAGCTGGACGGTATTAAAACCACCGAGATTGTCAATGAAAAGTATGATATCCCGGTTGTTTATTTAAGTGCCAGCTCTGATGCAGAAACACTAAACAAGGTGGTAGGAACGAATCCCAGTGCTTATGTGATTAAGCCTTTTAATATCAGGGAATTGAATATGGTGATCGAACTGGCCATTTTCAAGGACCGAAAAGAAAAGGAACTTCAAAAACTCAACAATGAACTGGAGGAAAAAGTAAGGCAACGAACAGCGGATCTTCATGAGGCTAATAAGGAACTGACCAAAGCTTTAGAAAAAGAACGAGAAATCAATGAATTAAAATCCCGAATTGTGCTCAACGTTTCCCACGGATTCAAAACACCTCTTACCTCCATATTGAGTTCAGCTCAGCTACTTCAGATCTACGCGGAAAAAGATCATCCTTTCAAACTGAAAATAAGTAAGCATGCCTCCAAAATCGAAAACTCAGTAAGGGCATTGAATAATTTGCTGACAAGTGTCTTGTTCTTTGGGAAAGCAGATGCTGATAAGATGAAGTATAAACCAAAGAAGATGTTTTTAGGTGCTTTTGTCAAAGAAGTGCTGGATACCGTAAAAGCAGGGGTTGAAAATGGTGTTACTATTAAAACCACTCTTGGAGAATTGCCCAAAACCATTGTTTCCGATTATGATCTTTTATATCAGGTGTTTGAGAATTTATTGTCGAACTCTGTGAAGTATTCAAAAGATGGGCAAGTAGTGAATTTCTCCCTGAAATTTGAAGACAATCAATTGAAAGCATCCTTTACTGATCATGGTATTGGTATTCCTAAAAAGGAACAAGGTCAATTGTTTGACCGATTTTTCAGAGCACATAATGTAGGAATAATAGAAGGTTCAGGTCTTGGACTGTCCATTGTCAAAAAATGTGTGGAGGTTTTAAAAGGAGAGATTACCTTTGAGAGTGTTGAAAATAAGGGGACGACATTTTATGTGTCCATCCCCGTAGAATAA
- a CDS encoding sensor histidine kinase: protein MRLFLTLLICFGLTVLGRAQNFKYNSQPKGVELPVQNVLQMEQDTLGRMWFSTPMGIYYSDGIETFPLPDSILKEFNYRISIHKDENGIIWLYNSNGLPKLVKGGYGSWEFVDLPVKFNEKFSSGISLFSMGKGHETQYFLDTKYQLIAWDSSNKVIFELDRNFEKEGQLGSILIFRGEILLFFEKGVFALSGDELISKELEGISLPSSPFLVKWNEAQKMYYFLGREYLAEGKNPLIPEKILDKNFSEQEYSSLDFYDLFFDQDAIFYHFNSQLFKFSEKYKYPLMIDLRGELRVYAIHKGMIDREGILWVGTSRGLVNFHSLVFQNYGIGQGDLLAEEVTAIGNLGNGEYLYGFNNGIQKYSRLAVETIYRDPFPDGNPTQRIVNFNNDGQGTVWFSSNWGGVGKYNIQSGKINLIQPPPGVNISFVKVEGDSLIITGPGNIYISSIHSPSSKIYDHDIREEVSALLNNRIFYMRKAGKLSDGRIVVMKASQTSNEKSFHENDRMLVSDGYDFLELEPNRILFATESGLKILEDGEMKPFRIDGQSISRPVYALLKDSYERLWAGTDDGVFLIENNTLNHFNEKNGLIGNEINRGALLEASQGRIMIGTLKGISLFFSGENYNSNGSPSVIYHSIVLDGERLNPDEELEFPYEKNSFEVDYSAIGFNQTKDLWVYYRLNPENDWSIIKDPKSTALYFTNLPYGNYQLELKASYEGENFSKTVTSAPFSIQKPIYLQTWFILLWVLFLIALGILISTFFRQFQRVGVLKSAFDQKSKEKQIAEVQFKNVWTSSKDGLMLTIDGRKIVTVNPSFAQIVKMEVSELENTQVIDLFSYPEYFTKYISSFLKRVLKRKYEGFTYESTVPWKSGDLEMEVFSILIQENFEGKNLILSVFRDVSSKKAIEQKLRDAKDKAEQANRYKTSMLSNISHEIRTPLNGILGGTEHIMMMRKDDAELISQLDIILQSGERLLNTITSLLDIAKIEANKMNVMYTQVDINSYLATIVTPLKNLALRKGLVLKTSFLKSPFIGKIDKRFIEMILNNLISNAIKYTDQGEIKLTVDKRKNNMILSIEDSGVGMSEEFLRKAFQPFEQESTGNQRLYEGTGLGLNITKNLVTLLNGEISIQSSKDTGTTVTLEIPLPD, encoded by the coding sequence ATGAGATTATTCCTCACTCTTCTTATTTGTTTTGGATTGACTGTTCTGGGAAGAGCTCAGAATTTCAAATACAACTCTCAACCAAAGGGCGTAGAGCTCCCTGTCCAAAATGTTCTGCAGATGGAACAGGACACGTTGGGTAGGATGTGGTTTTCTACTCCAATGGGAATTTATTATTCCGATGGGATTGAGACTTTTCCATTACCCGACTCGATTTTGAAGGAATTCAATTATAGAATTTCGATTCATAAAGACGAAAATGGGATCATATGGCTTTATAATTCCAATGGTTTACCCAAATTAGTAAAAGGAGGGTATGGGAGCTGGGAGTTTGTTGATCTTCCTGTGAAGTTTAATGAGAAATTCAGCTCTGGGATTAGTCTTTTTTCTATGGGGAAGGGGCATGAGACTCAGTATTTCTTAGATACCAAATACCAATTGATCGCATGGGATTCATCCAATAAAGTAATCTTTGAGTTAGATAGGAATTTTGAGAAGGAAGGGCAATTAGGTTCGATCCTGATTTTTAGGGGGGAGATTCTTTTGTTTTTTGAAAAAGGAGTTTTTGCTCTTTCGGGAGATGAGTTGATTTCAAAGGAATTGGAAGGCATTTCTTTACCATCTTCTCCATTTTTGGTCAAATGGAATGAGGCCCAGAAAATGTATTATTTTTTGGGAAGAGAATATTTGGCAGAAGGGAAGAATCCACTTATTCCTGAAAAAATACTGGACAAGAATTTTTCTGAACAAGAATATTCCTCCTTGGACTTTTATGATCTTTTTTTCGACCAAGATGCCATCTTTTATCATTTCAATTCCCAATTATTCAAGTTTTCTGAAAAATACAAATACCCCTTAATGATTGATCTGAGAGGTGAGCTGAGAGTATATGCAATCCATAAAGGCATGATTGATAGGGAAGGGATATTATGGGTAGGGACGAGTAGGGGACTGGTGAATTTCCATAGCCTGGTTTTTCAGAATTATGGAATAGGGCAAGGAGATTTATTGGCAGAGGAAGTAACAGCCATTGGAAATCTAGGAAACGGTGAATATTTGTATGGGTTCAATAATGGGATACAAAAGTATTCTCGGCTTGCCGTGGAAACGATCTATAGGGACCCTTTCCCTGATGGAAATCCGACCCAGCGCATCGTCAATTTTAATAATGATGGTCAGGGAACCGTTTGGTTTTCTTCCAATTGGGGAGGAGTAGGAAAATATAATATTCAGTCAGGCAAAATAAACTTAATACAACCACCTCCTGGGGTAAATATTTCCTTTGTGAAAGTAGAAGGAGATTCACTCATCATCACTGGTCCTGGTAATATTTACATTTCTTCCATCCATAGCCCATCTTCCAAAATTTATGATCATGATATCCGCGAGGAAGTAAGTGCCCTATTGAATAACAGGATTTTTTACATGAGAAAAGCTGGGAAGCTTTCAGATGGAAGAATTGTGGTGATGAAGGCTAGTCAAACTTCCAATGAAAAATCATTTCATGAAAATGATCGGATGTTGGTGAGTGATGGCTATGATTTTTTGGAACTAGAGCCCAATCGAATCCTTTTTGCTACTGAATCAGGTTTAAAGATTCTAGAAGATGGAGAAATGAAACCATTTAGAATTGATGGACAGAGTATTTCAAGGCCAGTATATGCCTTGTTGAAGGATAGCTACGAAAGACTATGGGCGGGGACAGATGATGGAGTGTTCTTAATAGAAAACAATACCCTGAATCATTTCAATGAAAAAAACGGGTTAATTGGAAATGAAATCAACCGAGGTGCTTTGCTGGAAGCTTCTCAAGGAAGAATTATGATAGGGACACTGAAAGGTATTTCATTGTTTTTTTCAGGTGAAAATTATAATTCAAATGGATCACCAAGTGTGATTTACCACTCAATAGTTTTGGATGGGGAACGCCTAAATCCGGATGAAGAGCTTGAGTTTCCCTATGAGAAAAATTCCTTTGAGGTAGATTACTCGGCGATTGGATTTAATCAAACCAAGGATCTATGGGTGTATTATCGTTTAAATCCAGAAAATGATTGGTCAATCATCAAAGATCCTAAATCCACCGCATTATATTTCACAAATTTACCTTATGGGAATTATCAGCTTGAATTGAAAGCATCCTATGAAGGAGAGAATTTTTCCAAAACCGTGACATCTGCTCCTTTTTCAATTCAAAAACCCATATATCTTCAGACTTGGTTTATTTTGCTTTGGGTCCTATTCCTGATTGCTTTAGGGATTTTGATCAGTACATTTTTTAGGCAGTTTCAAAGAGTAGGGGTGTTGAAATCCGCATTCGATCAGAAATCCAAGGAAAAACAAATTGCTGAGGTTCAGTTTAAGAATGTGTGGACAAGCTCTAAAGATGGCTTGATGCTGACGATTGATGGAAGGAAAATCGTGACGGTTAACCCAAGCTTTGCCCAAATTGTAAAAATGGAAGTATCCGAGCTTGAAAACACACAGGTAATTGATCTTTTCAGTTACCCTGAGTATTTCACGAAATACATCAGCTCATTTTTAAAACGTGTACTTAAAAGAAAGTATGAAGGCTTTACGTATGAAAGTACGGTTCCTTGGAAGTCGGGTGATCTGGAGATGGAAGTCTTTTCTATCTTGATTCAAGAGAACTTCGAAGGGAAAAATTTGATTTTGAGTGTATTTAGAGATGTCTCCTCCAAAAAGGCCATTGAGCAAAAATTACGTGATGCTAAAGATAAGGCGGAGCAGGCCAATCGATATAAAACCAGCATGCTCTCCAATATCAGTCATGAAATACGGACACCCCTGAATGGGATTTTGGGAGGGACAGAGCACATTATGATGATGAGAAAAGATGATGCTGAACTCATTTCTCAATTGGATATCATATTGCAGAGTGGTGAAAGGCTTTTGAACACTATTACATCCCTGTTGGACATTGCCAAGATAGAGGCTAATAAGATGAATGTGATGTATACCCAAGTAGATATTAATTCATACTTGGCCACCATCGTGACTCCTCTTAAAAATCTTGCCCTGAGAAAGGGATTGGTTTTGAAGACTTCTTTTCTAAAAAGTCCATTCATAGGTAAAATTGATAAGCGATTTATAGAGATGATTTTGAATAACTTGATCAGTAATGCCATTAAATATACGGATCAGGGAGAAATCAAATTGACGGTAGATAAGCGAAAAAATAATATGATTTTGTCCATTGAGGACTCAGGAGTTGGAATGTCTGAAGAGTTTCTAAGAAAAGCGTTTCAGCCATTTGAGCAGGAAAGTACGGGAAATCAGCGTTTATATGAGGGGACAGGGTTGGGTTTAAATATCACTAAAAACTTAGTAACCTTACTCAATGGTGAAATCTCCATTCAGAGTTCAAAAGACACTGGTACCACCGTCACTTTAGAAATCCCATTGCCAGATTAA
- the sucD gene encoding succinate--CoA ligase subunit alpha produces the protein MSVLVNKNSKVIVQGFTGSEGSFHAQQMIEYGTNVVGGVTPGKGGSTHLDKPVFNSVEEAVQKTGADTSIIFVPPAFAADAIMEAADAGIKVIIAITEGIPVADMMKAKPYIKERGATLIGPNCPGVITPGEAKVGIMPGFVFKKGRIGIVSKSGTLTYEAADQVAKAGLGVSTAIGIGGDPIIGTSTKQAVQLLMEDPETDAIVMIGEIGGNYEAEAAKWIRETGNKKPVVGFIAGQTAPPGRRMGHAGAIIGGADDTAAAKMRIMKENGIHVAESPAEIGATMAKALGVDA, from the coding sequence ATGAGTGTACTAGTAAATAAAAATTCCAAGGTGATCGTACAAGGGTTCACCGGGTCGGAAGGCTCTTTTCACGCACAGCAAATGATCGAGTACGGAACAAACGTAGTCGGTGGTGTAACTCCGGGAAAAGGTGGATCTACCCATTTGGACAAACCTGTTTTTAACTCTGTAGAAGAAGCCGTTCAGAAGACTGGTGCTGATACATCCATCATTTTCGTGCCACCAGCTTTTGCTGCTGACGCGATCATGGAAGCTGCTGATGCGGGGATCAAAGTAATCATTGCAATCACGGAAGGCATTCCTGTCGCAGATATGATGAAAGCTAAGCCTTACATCAAAGAAAGAGGAGCTACCCTAATTGGACCAAACTGCCCAGGAGTGATTACTCCAGGAGAAGCTAAAGTGGGTATCATGCCAGGTTTTGTATTCAAAAAAGGTAGAATCGGTATTGTATCCAAGTCAGGTACTTTAACTTATGAAGCTGCTGATCAAGTTGCCAAAGCAGGATTAGGTGTTTCTACCGCTATTGGTATCGGTGGTGACCCTATCATTGGAACTTCTACCAAGCAGGCGGTACAGTTACTAATGGAAGACCCTGAAACTGATGCGATCGTCATGATCGGTGAAATCGGTGGGAACTACGAAGCAGAAGCAGCAAAGTGGATCCGTGAAACTGGAAACAAAAAACCTGTAGTAGGATTTATTGCTGGTCAGACAGCGCCTCCGGGGAGAAGAATGGGACACGCTGGTGCCATCATCGGTGGAGCAGATGATACTGCTGCTGCAAAAATGAGAATCATGAAAGAAAATGGAATTCACGTAGCAGAGTCTCCAGCAGAGATCGGTGCTACCATGGCGAAAGCTTTGGGTGTGGATGCTTAA
- a CDS encoding ABC transporter ATP-binding protein has product MLLSSKNLSFTYSGQKTLYFEDIQLNEKESLLVLGKSGSGKTTLLNLLAGLAKPDQGQIQIGNQPFSDYTGQKLDLFRGQNIGIVFQKPHLLAPLSVLDNLRMANFFGKKKNERLEQLLEDLGLSHRKNASVLTLSEGEAQRVSIARALANEPKLILADEPTSSLDDENTEKVIQLLKEQSSKIGAAMIIVTHDQRVKNHISNFMEVKAS; this is encoded by the coding sequence ATGCTGCTAAGTTCAAAGAATTTATCCTTTACTTATTCAGGGCAAAAAACACTCTATTTTGAAGATATTCAGTTAAATGAAAAAGAGAGTTTATTGGTGCTGGGAAAATCGGGTAGTGGGAAGACTACCTTGCTCAATTTATTGGCCGGTTTAGCCAAGCCGGACCAAGGCCAGATTCAGATAGGGAATCAACCTTTTTCTGATTATACAGGCCAGAAACTGGATTTGTTTAGAGGGCAAAATATTGGAATCGTATTTCAAAAACCTCATTTATTAGCACCACTTTCAGTGTTGGATAACCTTCGAATGGCTAATTTTTTTGGAAAGAAAAAGAATGAGAGGCTGGAGCAACTTTTAGAGGATTTAGGGCTTTCGCATAGAAAAAATGCCTCGGTGTTAACACTTAGTGAAGGAGAGGCTCAGCGGGTTTCCATCGCAAGAGCATTGGCGAATGAACCAAAATTGATCCTGGCTGATGAGCCCACCTCCAGTTTGGATGATGAAAACACAGAAAAGGTCATTCAATTACTGAAAGAGCAATCCAGTAAAATTGGAGCTGCCATGATTATCGTGACCCATGATCAGCGGGTGAAAAATCATATTTCGAATTTTATGGAAGTAAAGGCCTCATGA